TTCCTCCCGCAGATGATCCGCGTACCCTGGGGTCCCAGGAGTTGGTACCCGTGCCGGCTCGGTACGAGGTACACGTGCTTCCCATCTTGGATACCTAGTTGCTTCAGCACTTCAAAGGGAAGGGTGACACCTCCGCCTCTCGTGACCTGCAAGAGCTCCTCATCAGCTTGCTGCCTGGCTGGGACAGGGTCCGCCCATCGCGCCTGCGTCCCGTCTTGTGGATCTCGCGAAACCACGAGCCGCTCAGCTTCCTCCTCGAAGACCCGGGAGTGGCTGGTAACGAAGACCTGATCCATAGGCCCTGTCTCACCCGTGAACTCGCGCAACTTCTTCCAAAGGAGACGCTGGTTGGGCTCGGAGAGGTTCATCTCCGGCTCCTCGACGGCGAGAATCCTGCCGCGGTGGCAGAGCGTGAGAGCGAGCAGCGTCAGCAATTGCTGGATACCCGTGCCTCGCTCCTCTAGATCCAATTCAACCCCATTCTGCCGGGTACGAACGTTGATCTTCTGATTGGGTTGGACAGAAACATTCACAATGCCGATTCCGAGCGCAGGGTCGCGAACAGCCGCGCGCAACTGCTCAAATCTCTCCTGTACCTCTAGATCGGACTATTCTTGTAGAGAAAAAGTAATTGCTTGAGATTGGAACCATGCCACCGGACCTGGCTTTCCCAGGGCGTGTTCTTATGGAGATGAAGGGACTCCCCTCCAGGCTCTCGCCTCGTAGTAACGAGTCGGAATGCAGGAGCTAGGGACCAAGCCATTCCTCCAGTACCTTGCCTGACCATGGTGACCCAGCTAGAGGTGCGCGCAAGCCCTTCTCGATGCGCTCTCCCTCACGGGTCCATTTGATGCGGTAGTCGATGATCTCGCCGGGAGGGGACGCCAACCACGAGCCCCATCGCGCGACTCAAATCTGATGCCAAGAGAGATGCTGAACGAATCCTTTCCGTGCTGGAAAAGGTTCTGCCATCCTTCACCCAATCGGGATATTCGGAGGGCTCACCAGGAATGGATTTAACATCATGATCTGCTTCCACGCGGAGTAGAGTCGGCAACGTGCTGAATGCGAGGTCCAGCGCGTGCAGGATGTTGCTCTTGCCGACATCGTTTGGCCTTCGATGACGACATGGGCTTATCGAGTCCCTCAAGCCGAAGCCATTCGATACTCCGGAAGTTTTCGATCTCCAGCCACGCGACCCGCATCGGTACCTTCCTGCCGCCCTTGGCAGCACCGCCTTTGCTCACGGCCCATATATCAACGATTCCCCAAGAGGGCAGGCTCAAGACCTTCACCGTGCCACGAAGAACTTCGCGCGCTCGGGGCCCACGGTGCCCAGCGAGCGGGCGATCAACGTAGCGTCGATGAGGTAACGGTCCACGGCGAGGCCCGGAAGCTCGCTACCCCCTCCACCGTCCATGTGCCCGCGAACTGGGCGTTGTAGAAGTTGTGACCAAGACAAGGTGATGGGCCGCTCCGGCGTCGTCTGCACGTGACCGGAGGCATCCACCACCTCAAGCACCGGAGAGAAGGGCACGCCCACCTTGGTGATGCTCGAGACACGCGGAACGAGAGCCGGGCGAGCCCACGTGGACTACGTCGACCGGTTGGCTCTCCGTCGCTGGCAGCCGGGCACGTTCGTGGCGATCTTCCCAGCAGCACCTGGACGGTCAACCCCTCGACAGGACCCAGCACGGCCTCGGCCGCCTCGCGCAACGCTCCCGAGCGGGCAAGCTCGCGCACCTCAGGCACGGACTCGAAGAGGTCGCGTGTGCAACCACGCCGCCGTGGCTCGGTTCCCCTGGGGAGCGTTGCAAGTGCCGAGAGCAACGTATCGAGGGCCATGGAGGGAACGCCTGGGGAGGATGGCGAAGCCCTCCCGCTCGATGCATGCAGCCAGCGCTTCGCGAATACCGTGCCTCGCGATTGTGGCAGGCTACCGCGCCCCCAACGTGGAGCCACCGACGATCATGATCGAGCTACGTGCCTGCATCGATGTCGAGACCTGGACAAGGCCATCGCGTTCTACACCCAGACCTTCGGGTGAAGCCCGGGCGCCGGGATGGCTCCGCGTGGCCGAGCTGCTCGGGGCCACCTCCCCCATCGACCTGCTCGCCGGCCGGCGGGGAGCCCGTCCAGCCCCGGAGCCTCCTCCGTACGTGACTACCGCCGGCACTGGACCTCCGTCCATCTGGACTTCACCGTCACCGACCTCGACGCCGTCGTCCAGCGCGCCCAGGCCGCGGCGCCACCGCTCGATCGCGGCATCCAGGAGCAGAAGTGGGGACGCATGGCCAACCTCGCCGACCCCTTCGGCAATGGCTTCTGCCTGCTCGAGTTCCGGGGCCGTGGTTACGACGAAATCGCCGGCTCCTGAGCCGAGCCCGCCCGCCCGCTGTGCTCGCGCCTGACGTGCCGCCGGGTGCCGTTGAATCCGTTCGGGCCAGCGGGCCCCCACCATGGAAGACTGCGCCGCCATGCGAGCCTCGCTTCGTTCATCTCTCCT
The sequence above is drawn from the Archangium gephyra genome and encodes:
- a CDS encoding AAA family ATPase, with protein sequence MRAAVRDPALGIGIVNVSVQPNQKINVRTRQNGVELDLEERGTGIQQLLTLLALTLCHRGRILAVEEPEMNLSEPNQRLLWKKLREFTGETGPMDQVFVTSHSRVFEEEAERLVVSRDPQDGTQARWADPVPARQQADEELLQVTRGGGVTLPFEVLKQLGIQDGKHVYLVPSRHGYQLLGPQGTRIICGRKARMRNPLADLPPPPPEIVFIGEVPTQALFFDTNSALQPEVARVRQQGRPALISTLVYAELISRKKGAKGLHIIDTNLIERGLQVVPFDALSARCFFDLNRKLQFDAPPLQRQHETERACRDRLRFDLAVFAASLRHRAMLITDNTNDFIHFPYREYWQTRAEAFP
- a CDS encoding VOC family protein, with protein sequence MAPRGRAARGHLPHRPARRPAGSPSSPGASSVRDYRRHWTSVHLDFTVTDLDAVVQRAQAAAPPLDRGIQEQKWGRMANLADPFGNGFCLLEFRGRGYDEIAGS